In the genome of Streptomyces sp. Q6, the window CGACGAGGAGGTCGCGGCCGTCCTGGAGGCGGCCGCGGAATCCGCCACGGTGCAGGGCGGCGCACTGTCCGCCGTGGCGTGGCTGACACGGGCCGCGGAGCTGAGCGAGAGCCACGAGGAACGATCCAGGCGGCTGGGCAGCGCGGCGTACATCGCCGGCCACTCCGGCCAGTTGGACCAGGCCCGGCAGCTGATCCGCTCCGGGTCCGGCATCGGCGATTCGCCGAGTTCGGTGGTCACTTCGGGCTATGTCGCGCTCTTCGAGGACGGCGATGTTCGGTCCTCGCACCGGCAGGTCTTCGCCGCGATCGAGAGCATGCGCGACGCGGGGGTGAACGAACGGGACGAGATCCTCACGCGCCTCGTCGACCTGTTGCTGGCGATCAGTCAGTACGCGAGTGACGAGACCGCGTGGGAACGTACCCATGAACTCCTCGGCGGGCTCGGCGACTTGGTGCCCTCGCACTCGCGGATCTTCGAGGACGCCTGGGGCGATGTCGTACGCCGGGGAGCCGGGGTGGACGAGCGGGTGGAGCGTGCCTTCGTCGGCCTCGCGGACCTGGAACCGTGGGGTGTCACCAGGCTGGGAGTCGCCGCGTACCACGTGGACACCCTCAGCCAGTACCGGCCTCACCTTCAGCGCACGGTGGACCGCGAGGTGGAGACGGGGGCCCTGGCCGACGTCATGACCATGCTGCACCTGATCATGCTCGACCAGATCGCGGTCGGTGAGTGGGACGAGGCAGGGCGCACCGGGCAGCGCTGCCTGGAGCTGACGACGGCCCACCAGCACGATCTGTTCACGTATCACACCCACGCCTACCTCGGGCAGGTCGCGGCGCTGCAAGGCGATATCGAGCGGGCCCGGGAACTCCAGTCCCTGGTCGACACCTGGGCCCGGCCCCGCGGCGTCGGCTTCCTCACCCAGATCACCGACGCGATCGGCACCACCACCGCCCTCGCCGAGGGCGACTACGAAGCCGCGTATCTCCACGCCATCGGCATCACACCGCCCGGAGTCTTCCGCCCCTACGCGCACCAGGCCTCCCGCACCCTCCTCGATCTCGTCGAAGCCGCCCTGCACACCGGTCGCGCCGAGCAGGCCCGCACCCACGCCCTCGCCGCCCAGCGGGCCGACCTCCCCGGAATCTCCCCTCGGCTCGCCCTCGTCACGTACGGGGCTCTCGCCATGACCGCCACCGACCCCGGCGAGGCCGAGACCTTGTACCGCAAGGCCGAGACCCACCCGCACAGCGCGAACCACCCCTTCGAACTCGCCCGCATCCACCTCTCTCACGGCATCCGGCTCCGCCACACCCAGGGGCGGAAAGCCGCACGGCTCCCCCTCACCCTCGCCGCGGAGACCTTCGAGCGACTCGGCGCACCCTCGTGGACCGAGCGAGCTCGCGCCGAACTCCGGGCGACCGGTGCGTCCGCCCTCGCGCCCTCGGCTCATCTCGCGGCCCTGACCTGGCAGGAGCGCCGGATCGCGGAGCTCGCGGCGAGCGGGCTGACCAACAAGGAGATCGGCCAGCGAATGCATCTCTCGCCTCGCACGGTCAGCTCACACCTGTACCGGGTCTTCCCGAAACTCGGCATCACCGCGCGCGCCGCGCTGCGCGACGCCCTGGCGAAGGTTCCCGGTGACCAGCACGTGTGACCGCGCCGCGTTCACCCCTCCCCCGGATACGGATGGATGCCCATGTCGTCGAGCCAGCGGAGCACATGGTCGGCGACGTAGCGCCAGCCGTTGTCCATGACGAGGGAGTGGGCGCGGTCGGCGAACTGCTTGAGGTCGGTCGCCGCCGTGGAGTCGCCGTAGGCCTTGTACGCGGCCCGGGTGACGGAGTCGGGCACGAGCAGGTCCTCCTGACCGGAGATCAGCAGCAGCGGCCCCCTGTCGGTGTTGCCGATGTCCGCGACGGCGTACGGGCTGCGCGCCGCCCCCGCGCAGCCGAGGTCGGCGAGGAGCCGGCGCGGGGCGGGCACCACGTAGCGTTCGTGGAGCCGCTCGGCCTCCGCCGTGTCGAGGGTGTTCGCGAAGACCTTCCGGAACTGTTCCGGGGACAGCGGCACCAGTGGTCCGTCGCCGTCCCGGTCCGGGGTCCACAGTCCGGGCCGGGCGGCGGGCAGCGGGATGTCGTTGATGGGGGCGGCCGCGATGGCCACCGCGGCCCGCCCGATGTTGACACCGATGAGGTGCTGGGCGATGAGCCCGCCGACCGAGTGTCCGACGATGACCGGAGCCCGGTCGAGGGAGCGCACGATCGCCGCG includes:
- a CDS encoding ATP-binding protein, coding for MVGRESEQEVLSAFVADPGGRSLVLRGDTGVGKSALLEHVADVASRHGYRTIRAAGVEAESELPFAGLHQFLYPLLSSIDQLDDTHRKVFDVVFGRSQETPPSVMTLGIAVLDLLSLAASQEPLLLVLDDGQWMDASSIGVCGFVGRRLTGSSVKLVVVLRSDLPSGFDTAALPELPVTTLSEKASEQLLDTRHPGLDPRTRRLVLDEAQGNALALLELPPYVRRAGRASGERLGYTGIPLPVRLQQVYGARIEALGDGVRAELLRGALDGAGATAGSPRGTRYRMTGADEAADCGLLDIDPLTGDFIFRHPLVRSTVVQTATPNERRAAHAMLAQVHRDDLERRATHLAASTIDPDEEVAAVLEAAAESATVQGGALSAVAWLTRAAELSESHEERSRRLGSAAYIAGHSGQLDQARQLIRSGSGIGDSPSSVVTSGYVALFEDGDVRSSHRQVFAAIESMRDAGVNERDEILTRLVDLLLAISQYASDETAWERTHELLGGLGDLVPSHSRIFEDAWGDVVRRGAGVDERVERAFVGLADLEPWGVTRLGVAAYHVDTLSQYRPHLQRTVDREVETGALADVMTMLHLIMLDQIAVGEWDEAGRTGQRCLELTTAHQHDLFTYHTHAYLGQVAALQGDIERARELQSLVDTWARPRGVGFLTQITDAIGTTTALAEGDYEAAYLHAIGITPPGVFRPYAHQASRTLLDLVEAALHTGRAEQARTHALAAQRADLPGISPRLALVTYGALAMTATDPGEAETLYRKAETHPHSANHPFELARIHLSHGIRLRHTQGRKAARLPLTLAAETFERLGAPSWTERARAELRATGASALAPSAHLAALTWQERRIAELAASGLTNKEIGQRMHLSPRTVSSHLYRVFPKLGITARAALRDALAKVPGDQHV
- a CDS encoding alpha/beta hydrolase — protein: MNRTPVVFIHGEWLHALSWESWAERFAGRGFLPLTPGWPGEAATARETRRSPEPFHGIGLDVLTDHYAAIVRSLDRAPVIVGHSVGGLIAQHLIGVNIGRAAVAIAAAPINDIPLPAARPGLWTPDRDGDGPLVPLSPEQFRKVFANTLDTAEAERLHERYVVPAPRRLLADLGCAGAARSPYAVADIGNTDRGPLLLISGQEDLLVPDSVTRAAYKAYGDSTAATDLKQFADRAHSLVMDNGWRYVADHVLRWLDDMGIHPYPGEG